A section of the Rhizobium sp. BT03 genome encodes:
- the treY gene encoding malto-oligosyltrehalose synthase yields MTLPTATYRIQFRNGMTFDRACGLIPYLKTLGISHLYASPIFTAVSGSTHGYDVIDANDIDPALGGRAGFERLTESLAAAGMGLILDIVPNHMAASPENGWWRDVLAFGRQSAYAGHFDIDWNEPLTLPQLGQDFAAALAAGELRIALDETHGNFAFGYFETLLPLNPSSYGAIANRLDDPVATRMAEAAAVTSGEDFARAMRDILFEGGDRAVLRQKLEDISADRDFLESLHEGQHWRLTHWKEAARHLSYRRFFEVTGLVGTRVENPSVFEDMHRLTIELVRHGKVQGLRIDHVDGLAEPKAYLDRLRAAVGPDSYIVVEKILGPGEVLPESWPVAGTTGYEFIAALSELFIDGGGLRRLDDAYRSLAGETGDLDEGRRLAKRLMVERNFAGETGRLAAIAAGIFPEINRDELATALSELLIAFPVYRTYGDGGPLAWQDSAVLAATASQAMARLDDRRALDHVLRLLEGKVEGDAAHEFRIRFQQLSGPVMAKATEDTLFYRYNRLLAANEVGGEPGKTPDGPEGFHRRMAERARLQPHGLSASATHDTKRGEDARARLYALSEGADVFGQAVARWREMNRSWLRDLPDGAAPEPNVEWMLYQALAGVWPEDFDRGQTEELRARFTDYAVKAVREAKLHTGWIEQDAAYEEAVAAYAAALVSPENDAFLEDFETVLQPFIAAGYLNSLSQTLLKLTAPGIPDIYQGSEGFDFSLVDPDNRRPADHARLAAWLDEAGPIAKLQAAALKQRIIAIGLQLRQRQPALFARGDYLPLKVTGGRREHVLAFARVHKDNFAIVAAPRLMFGWLDPGVLFAGPEFWEDTAIAVPSPLHGLKADLVTGKTIEPGGSIAVAGLLGSQPVGLISPI; encoded by the coding sequence ATGACCCTTCCGACCGCGACCTACCGGATACAATTCCGCAACGGCATGACCTTCGATCGCGCCTGCGGCCTCATTCCCTACCTCAAGACACTCGGCATCAGCCACCTCTATGCCTCACCGATCTTCACCGCCGTCAGCGGCTCGACCCACGGCTATGACGTCATCGACGCCAACGACATCGATCCGGCGCTCGGCGGCCGGGCGGGGTTCGAGCGGCTGACGGAAAGCCTCGCCGCGGCGGGCATGGGCCTCATCCTCGATATCGTCCCGAACCACATGGCCGCCTCGCCTGAGAACGGCTGGTGGCGCGACGTGCTGGCGTTCGGCCGGCAGAGCGCCTATGCCGGCCACTTCGACATCGACTGGAACGAGCCGCTGACCCTGCCGCAGCTCGGCCAAGATTTCGCTGCGGCGCTCGCCGCTGGCGAGCTGCGGATCGCGCTCGACGAAACGCATGGCAACTTCGCCTTCGGCTATTTCGAGACGCTGCTGCCGCTCAACCCCAGCAGTTACGGCGCGATCGCAAACCGGCTCGACGATCCGGTGGCAACGAGAATGGCGGAGGCCGCAGCCGTCACGTCGGGCGAGGACTTTGCCCGCGCCATGCGCGACATCCTGTTCGAAGGCGGTGACCGCGCCGTGCTCCGGCAAAAGCTCGAGGATATCTCGGCCGATCGCGATTTCCTCGAAAGCCTGCATGAGGGACAGCATTGGCGGCTCACCCATTGGAAGGAGGCGGCACGGCATCTGAGCTATCGCCGTTTTTTCGAGGTCACCGGGCTGGTCGGCACCCGCGTCGAAAATCCCTCCGTGTTCGAGGACATGCACCGGCTGACGATCGAGCTGGTGCGCCATGGCAAGGTGCAGGGCCTGCGCATCGACCATGTCGATGGGCTCGCCGAACCCAAGGCCTATCTCGACCGGCTGAGGGCGGCAGTCGGGCCGGACAGCTATATCGTCGTGGAAAAGATCCTCGGGCCTGGCGAAGTGCTGCCGGAGAGCTGGCCGGTCGCGGGCACCACGGGATATGAATTCATCGCGGCGCTGAGCGAACTCTTCATCGACGGCGGCGGCCTGCGCAGATTGGACGATGCCTATCGCAGCCTCGCCGGCGAGACCGGCGATCTCGATGAGGGCCGGCGGCTTGCCAAGCGGCTGATGGTCGAGCGCAACTTCGCCGGCGAGACTGGCAGGCTGGCAGCAATCGCCGCGGGGATCTTTCCGGAGATAAACAGAGATGAGCTCGCCACGGCGCTGAGCGAACTGCTGATCGCCTTCCCCGTCTACCGCACCTATGGCGACGGCGGTCCGCTCGCCTGGCAGGATTCAGCCGTCCTTGCCGCAACCGCATCGCAGGCCATGGCCCGGCTCGATGATCGGCGTGCCCTCGATCATGTGCTGAGGCTTCTCGAAGGCAAGGTCGAAGGGGATGCGGCCCACGAATTTCGGATCCGCTTTCAGCAATTGAGCGGGCCGGTGATGGCCAAAGCGACTGAGGACACGCTGTTCTACCGCTACAACAGGCTGCTTGCCGCAAATGAAGTCGGCGGCGAACCGGGCAAGACGCCCGACGGCCCGGAGGGATTCCATCGCCGCATGGCCGAGCGGGCGCGGCTGCAGCCGCACGGCCTGTCGGCCAGCGCCACGCACGACACCAAACGCGGCGAGGATGCGCGCGCCAGACTTTATGCCTTGAGCGAGGGCGCGGATGTTTTCGGGCAGGCGGTGGCGCGCTGGCGTGAGATGAACCGGTCGTGGCTGAGGGACCTGCCGGATGGTGCGGCGCCGGAGCCGAATGTCGAATGGATGCTCTATCAGGCGCTGGCCGGCGTCTGGCCGGAAGATTTCGACCGAGGGCAGACGGAAGAGCTTCGCGCGCGCTTCACCGATTACGCGGTCAAGGCAGTGCGCGAGGCCAAACTCCACACCGGTTGGATCGAGCAGGATGCCGCCTACGAAGAAGCGGTGGCGGCCTATGCGGCAGCGCTGGTGTCGCCGGAGAATGACGCCTTCCTCGAAGATTTCGAAACGGTGCTGCAGCCCTTCATCGCGGCGGGTTACCTCAACAGCCTGTCGCAGACGCTGCTCAAGCTGACGGCGCCCGGCATTCCCGACATCTACCAAGGCTCCGAGGGATTCGATTTCAGCCTCGTCGATCCCGATAACCGCCGGCCGGCCGATCATGCGCGGCTGGCGGCCTGGCTTGATGAAGCAGGGCCGATCGCCAAGCTTCAGGCGGCAGCTTTGAAGCAGCGCATCATCGCGATCGGCCTGCAGCTGCGCCAGCGGCAACCGGCGCTCTTTGCCAGAGGCGATTATCTGCCGCTGAAGGTGACGGGCGGCCGGCGCGAGCACGTGCTGGCTTTTGCCCGGGTGCACAAGGATAATTTCGCCATCGTCGCTGCACCCAGGCTGATGTTCGGCTGGCTCGACCCCGGCGTGCTGTTTGCCGGCCCGGAATTCTGGGAGGATACGGCGATCGCCGTCCCCTCCCCTCTTCACGGGCTGAAGGCGGATCTGGTAACCGGCAAGACGATCGAACCCGGCGGCAGCATTGCGGTCGCCGGGTTGCTCGGCAGCCAGCCCGTCGGGCTGATCAGCCCGATCTGA
- the pbpC gene encoding penicillin-binding protein 1C, giving the protein MRLWRKFAIGSAAGIILAGAALFALDAADKAFPPPLDKADVVSAEVLDADGQLLRAFAASEGRWRLKTTVADVDPQFLRMLIAYEDQRFYDHGGVDAWALGRAATQFIRNGRIVSGASTLSMQVARLIEPRAGRSLSAKLLQLARAVQIERRLSKEQILDLYLTHAPYGGNLEGVRAASLAYFGKEPRRLTVAEAALLVALPQLPERRRPDRNLQAAKEARKRVLERAAVAEAVGEGEAERAEAVAVPMRRMQLPALAAHVAEAALRKQPDVLKHQTTLKKQVQQGLEAVARAAAMKLGPKLSLAMVMADAQTGAIVGEVGSADYFDASRSGWIDMTRVNRSPGSTLKPFIYGLAFEQGLVSQETIIEDRPADFFGYRPRNFDMSYQGDVTVREALQLSLNVPAVKLLDAVGPSRLLVRFRRADVRPALPPNETPGLAIGLGGVGITLKDLVQLYTALANRGQPARLGDGITGTPGKLDGEPLLEPVAVWNIADILSGVIPPAGAPQRGIAYKTGTSYGYRDAWSVGYDGRYVLGVWVGRPDNSAVPGLTGYGTAAPILFEGFAKSGIATTPLPRPPAGAVRIAQSELPISQRRFALNASGLLVASGREPAPQIVYPPEGAHIDLGAGAGDLSPLMLKLQGGRAPFRWLANGRPLPDLSRRRTQQWLPDGGGYSKLTVIDSAGRAASVGVFID; this is encoded by the coding sequence ATGAGGCTGTGGCGCAAGTTTGCGATCGGGTCCGCCGCCGGCATCATCCTTGCCGGCGCGGCCCTCTTCGCGCTCGATGCCGCCGACAAGGCCTTTCCGCCGCCGCTCGACAAAGCGGATGTGGTCTCCGCCGAAGTGCTCGATGCCGACGGGCAATTGCTGCGCGCCTTTGCGGCCTCGGAAGGCCGCTGGCGGCTGAAGACCACGGTTGCCGACGTCGATCCGCAATTCCTGCGTATGCTGATCGCCTATGAGGATCAGCGTTTCTACGATCACGGCGGCGTCGATGCCTGGGCGCTCGGGCGGGCCGCCACGCAATTCATCCGCAACGGCCGCATCGTCTCCGGCGCCTCAACGCTGTCGATGCAGGTGGCACGGCTGATCGAGCCGCGCGCAGGGCGCTCGCTTTCGGCAAAACTGCTGCAGCTGGCGCGCGCCGTGCAGATCGAGCGGCGGCTGTCGAAGGAGCAGATCCTCGACCTCTATCTCACCCATGCCCCCTATGGCGGCAATCTGGAAGGCGTGCGGGCCGCAAGCCTTGCCTATTTCGGCAAGGAGCCGCGCCGCCTGACCGTCGCCGAAGCCGCCCTGCTCGTCGCCCTGCCGCAATTGCCGGAACGGCGCCGGCCGGACCGCAATCTCCAGGCGGCGAAAGAGGCGCGCAAACGCGTGCTCGAGCGCGCCGCGGTGGCCGAGGCCGTCGGAGAGGGCGAAGCCGAGCGGGCCGAGGCTGTCGCTGTCCCGATGCGACGCATGCAATTGCCGGCGCTCGCCGCCCATGTCGCCGAAGCCGCGCTGCGCAAGCAGCCGGATGTCCTCAAGCACCAGACGACACTGAAAAAGCAGGTGCAGCAGGGGCTGGAAGCGGTCGCCCGAGCCGCGGCGATGAAACTCGGGCCGAAGCTTTCGCTTGCCATGGTGATGGCCGATGCCCAGACCGGCGCCATCGTCGGCGAGGTCGGCTCGGCCGATTATTTCGACGCCAGCCGCTCCGGCTGGATCGATATGACCCGCGTCAACCGCTCACCGGGCTCGACGCTGAAGCCCTTCATCTACGGGCTCGCCTTCGAACAGGGCCTCGTCTCCCAGGAGACGATCATCGAGGACCGGCCGGCCGATTTCTTCGGCTACCGGCCGCGCAATTTCGACATGAGCTATCAGGGCGACGTCACCGTGCGCGAGGCCCTGCAACTCTCCTTGAATGTGCCGGCCGTCAAACTGCTCGACGCCGTCGGGCCATCGCGGCTGCTGGTGCGCTTCCGCCGCGCCGACGTGCGCCCGGCTCTGCCGCCGAACGAGACGCCGGGGCTGGCGATCGGTCTCGGCGGCGTCGGCATCACGCTGAAGGATCTGGTGCAGCTCTATACCGCACTCGCCAATCGCGGTCAGCCGGCAAGGCTTGGCGACGGCATCACCGGCACACCGGGCAAGCTCGACGGTGAACCGCTTTTGGAGCCGGTCGCGGTCTGGAACATTGCCGATATTCTCTCCGGCGTCATTCCGCCTGCCGGCGCGCCGCAGCGCGGCATCGCCTACAAGACCGGCACGAGCTATGGCTACCGCGACGCCTGGTCGGTCGGCTATGACGGGCGTTATGTGCTCGGCGTCTGGGTCGGGCGGCCCGATAACAGCGCCGTGCCCGGCTTGACCGGCTATGGCACCGCCGCCCCCATCCTGTTCGAAGGTTTTGCCAAATCCGGCATCGCGACGACGCCGCTGCCCCGCCCGCCCGCCGGCGCCGTGCGTATCGCCCAGTCCGAGCTGCCGATCAGCCAGCGGCGTTTTGCGTTGAACGCCAGCGGCCTGCTCGTTGCCTCCGGCCGCGAACCCGCGCCTCAGATCGTCTATCCGCCCGAGGGCGCCCATATCGATCTCGGCGCAGGCGCCGGCGACCTGTCGCCGCTGATGCTGAAACTGCAGGGCGGCCGCGCGCCCTTCCGCTGGCTTGCCAACGGCAGGCCGCTGCCAGACCTCTCCCGCCGCCGCACCCAGCAATGGCTGCCCGACGGCGGCGGCTACTCGAAACTGACCGTTATCGACTCGGCCGGACGCGCCGCCAGTGTCGGCGTTTTCATCGACTAG
- a CDS encoding alpha-2-macroglobulin family protein: protein MSVRSFFAFATIAFFSTIAASFPAAAAETKRDIQTIKDADFFGFDLRTEQNVSLDQCKTSCIGDKSCKAFTYNPKVKWCFLKSDFKTMNAFPGAIAGKIVETAAQKEPDLGAAPRLTFLSNDLIQQAHDFKDNLALTDAQQGQGVDSLTANARLDMTANNLVDALIAFHGALSITPDDADLWLETARAAASLGSAQTGTSGQAVLDALNGYELTRTKPKRAEALAVLADALDRNANYRPALYAYKASLALVASDDVQAAYLQLKSTQGFRITEHTVDADSATPRACVSFSEALVKTTDYTPFVTLNGAAPKALETKDKQICVEGLTHGETYKIAFRTGLPSSVDEALEAPVSIDVYIKDRSQMVRFTGDSFVLPSTARRGIPIVSVNLASANLKLYRIGDRAIAPLLTNSQFLSQLDGYSAQNIQDQNGELVWQGSIDIANELNKDIVTSFPVDEALPQRKPGIYVLTATAPNAPAQEWDSQATQWFLVSDIGITTYAGTDGLNVFTRSLASAKPIAGVELQLLAKNNEVLGTATTDENGRATFTAGLIRGTAALTPAVITAKNGTSDYVFLDMTRAGFDLSDRGVTGRAAPGAIDVLTFTERGIYRAGETVHAQALARDTDGNAIENLPLTFIFSRPDGVEDRRIVSQTSNLGGYSVDFATQENAMRGTWTMNIYTDPKGSAIASKSFLVDDFVPDRTDMEIKTEAKEIGPDLPATINVSGKYLYGAPAAGLTLEGNVVVKPTRESAAYKGFLFGLADEEASEDSRLPIEGLPELDENGQASTDLTIGELPATTQLLNATVYISMQEAGGRAIERSLILPVKNDRASIGIKPEFSDELPENSIANFTVIGVNADGEKQETKGLRWKFYSLNRQYQWYREGTAWKYEPVYTAEQISNGSVDATTDGGKISVPVTWGRYRLEVESPDADGPTSSVEFDAGWFVTSTSTETPDGLEIALDKDSYKVGDTAKLKVTSRYGGELMVTAGTEKLVAVQNATIGETGGELDIPVTADWGAGAYVTATLFRPGDAQDSHMPMRSIGIQWLKVDPEQRALQVKLDTPEKMLPRGPLNIGLQVAGAGANEDAYVTVAAVDVGILNLTRYEPPNPEDWYFGQRQLGLEIRDLYGRLIDGSLGATGKLRTGGDGGAIALQSSPPTQKLVAFFSGPVKLDAEGKANVSFDIPQFNGTARVMAVAWSKSGVGHGVKDVIIRDPVVVTASLPKFLAPGDKANLRLDIANTDAPAGDYKLQLTGNDAVGIEQASAAQTIRLEAGAKSELTLSLIGKQPGAGSVSINLSDASGLSLDQTVDVPVRPSSLPITERRVLALKPGAKLTVDKNLLADSVLPGAAISVNVTRSAAFDIPALLMTLDRYPFGCAEQTTSRALPLLYLAEVAKQAGIANDDDVHKRVQDAIYRVLSYQASAGSFGLWGPDSGDVWLDSYVTDFLTRAREMKYDVPERAFVQALENLQNTLSYTTDIKGQGDQIAYAIYVLARNKKAAISDLRYYADTMINDFPTPLAKAHIAAALALYGDAQRSKNIFLDALQMSQQSMVSRVNLSRTDYGTILRDGAAILALAAESRPVPPVVPDLAKAVAKEWQRSKYKSTQEEAWMLLAARAIQGGDDGLKVDVNGAAHTGAYMARMTGDALADHPLTLTNQTNDTVSAIVTTVAAPTVPLPAGGDGFLIERSYYTLDGEEANVSEAKQNERYVVVIHVRESNDWPSRIVITDLLPAGFEIDNPNLVDSAQMTNFDWIGEISTAHTEFRYDRFVAAFNRAAGDNREFNVAYVVRAVTPGTYDHPAASVEDMYRPELSARTATGKMEVVAAQQ, encoded by the coding sequence ATGTCCGTGCGCTCGTTCTTTGCTTTCGCCACTATTGCATTTTTTTCCACGATCGCCGCCAGTTTTCCAGCCGCGGCTGCGGAGACCAAGCGCGACATCCAGACGATCAAGGACGCCGATTTCTTCGGCTTCGATCTTCGCACCGAGCAGAACGTCTCGCTCGATCAGTGCAAGACCTCCTGCATCGGCGATAAGAGCTGCAAGGCCTTTACCTACAATCCCAAGGTGAAATGGTGCTTCCTGAAATCCGATTTCAAGACGATGAACGCCTTCCCCGGCGCCATTGCCGGCAAGATCGTCGAAACCGCCGCCCAGAAGGAACCGGATCTCGGCGCCGCGCCGCGCCTGACCTTCCTGAGCAATGACCTCATCCAGCAGGCCCACGACTTCAAGGATAATCTTGCGCTGACCGACGCCCAGCAGGGCCAGGGCGTCGACAGCCTGACGGCCAATGCCCGTCTCGACATGACCGCCAACAATCTGGTCGACGCGCTGATCGCCTTCCATGGCGCGCTGTCGATCACCCCCGATGATGCCGATCTCTGGCTCGAAACCGCCCGCGCCGCCGCTTCGCTCGGCAGCGCCCAGACCGGCACGAGCGGCCAGGCCGTGCTCGACGCGCTGAATGGCTACGAGCTGACGCGCACCAAGCCCAAGCGCGCCGAGGCACTCGCCGTGCTGGCCGACGCCCTGGACCGAAACGCCAATTACCGCCCTGCCCTTTACGCCTACAAGGCCAGCCTGGCGCTGGTCGCCTCCGACGATGTGCAGGCGGCCTATCTGCAGCTGAAATCGACGCAAGGATTCCGCATCACCGAACACACGGTCGATGCCGACAGCGCCACGCCGCGGGCCTGCGTCAGCTTCTCCGAGGCACTCGTCAAGACCACCGACTACACGCCCTTCGTGACGCTGAACGGCGCCGCCCCCAAGGCGCTCGAAACCAAGGACAAGCAGATTTGCGTCGAGGGGCTGACCCATGGCGAGACCTACAAGATCGCCTTCCGCACCGGCTTGCCGTCATCCGTCGATGAGGCGCTCGAAGCACCGGTCAGCATCGACGTCTATATCAAGGACCGCAGCCAGATGGTGCGCTTCACCGGCGACAGCTTCGTGCTGCCCTCGACGGCGCGCCGCGGCATCCCGATCGTCTCGGTCAACCTCGCCTCTGCCAACCTCAAGCTCTACCGCATCGGCGATCGCGCCATTGCGCCGCTCCTGACCAATTCGCAGTTCCTCAGCCAGCTCGACGGCTACAGCGCCCAAAACATCCAGGATCAGAACGGCGAGCTCGTCTGGCAGGGCTCGATCGACATCGCCAACGAGCTCAACAAGGACATCGTCACCAGCTTCCCGGTCGACGAGGCGCTGCCGCAGCGCAAGCCCGGCATCTACGTGCTGACCGCGACGGCGCCGAACGCCCCGGCGCAGGAGTGGGATTCGCAGGCGACGCAATGGTTCCTCGTCTCCGATATCGGCATCACCACCTATGCCGGCACGGACGGGCTCAACGTCTTCACCCGTTCGCTCGCTTCGGCCAAGCCGATCGCGGGCGTCGAGCTGCAGCTGCTGGCCAAGAACAATGAAGTACTCGGCACCGCGACCACAGACGAAAACGGCCGCGCCACCTTCACCGCCGGCCTGATCCGCGGCACGGCGGCGCTGACGCCCGCCGTCATAACCGCCAAGAACGGCACCTCGGACTACGTCTTCCTCGACATGACGCGGGCCGGCTTCGACCTCTCCGACCGCGGCGTCACCGGCCGTGCCGCACCCGGCGCGATCGACGTCCTGACCTTCACCGAACGCGGCATCTACCGCGCCGGCGAGACGGTGCATGCCCAGGCGCTTGCCCGCGATACCGACGGCAACGCTATCGAGAACCTGCCGCTCACCTTCATCTTCAGCCGTCCCGATGGCGTCGAAGACCGGCGGATCGTCAGCCAGACCAGCAATCTCGGCGGTTACAGCGTCGATTTCGCCACCCAGGAAAACGCCATGCGCGGCACCTGGACGATGAACATCTATACCGACCCCAAAGGCAGCGCGATCGCCAGCAAGAGTTTCCTGGTCGACGATTTCGTGCCGGATCGCACCGACATGGAGATCAAGACCGAAGCCAAGGAAATCGGCCCGGATCTGCCGGCGACGATCAATGTTTCCGGCAAATATCTCTATGGCGCGCCGGCCGCCGGCCTGACGCTTGAGGGCAATGTCGTCGTCAAGCCGACGCGCGAGAGCGCCGCCTATAAGGGCTTCCTCTTCGGGCTTGCCGACGAGGAGGCCAGCGAAGATTCGCGCCTGCCGATCGAAGGCCTGCCGGAACTCGACGAGAACGGGCAAGCCTCGACCGATCTCACCATCGGCGAGCTGCCGGCAACGACCCAGCTGCTCAACGCCACCGTCTATATCAGCATGCAGGAAGCCGGCGGCCGCGCCATCGAGCGTTCGCTGATCCTTCCGGTGAAGAATGACCGCGCTTCGATCGGCATCAAGCCGGAATTTTCCGACGAGCTGCCCGAGAATTCGATCGCCAATTTCACGGTGATCGGCGTCAACGCCGACGGCGAGAAGCAGGAGACCAAGGGCCTGCGCTGGAAATTCTACAGCCTCAACCGCCAATATCAGTGGTATCGCGAGGGAACGGCCTGGAAATACGAGCCGGTCTACACCGCCGAGCAGATTTCCAACGGCAGCGTCGACGCGACGACCGACGGCGGCAAGATCTCCGTGCCGGTCACCTGGGGCCGCTATCGCCTCGAAGTGGAAAGCCCGGATGCCGACGGCCCGACCTCCAGCGTCGAATTCGACGCCGGCTGGTTCGTGACCTCGACCTCGACCGAAACACCGGACGGGCTGGAAATCGCCCTCGACAAGGACAGCTACAAGGTCGGCGACACCGCCAAGCTGAAAGTCACCTCGCGTTATGGCGGCGAGCTGATGGTGACGGCCGGAACCGAAAAGCTGGTCGCGGTGCAGAACGCCACGATCGGCGAGACCGGCGGCGAGCTCGACATCCCCGTCACCGCGGACTGGGGCGCCGGCGCTTATGTCACCGCCACGCTCTTCCGTCCCGGCGACGCCCAGGACAGCCACATGCCGATGCGCTCGATCGGCATCCAATGGCTGAAGGTCGATCCCGAGCAGCGGGCGCTGCAGGTCAAGCTCGACACGCCGGAAAAAATGCTGCCGCGCGGGCCGTTGAATATCGGTCTGCAGGTGGCCGGTGCCGGCGCCAATGAGGATGCCTATGTCACGGTTGCCGCCGTCGATGTCGGCATTCTCAACCTGACGCGCTACGAACCGCCGAACCCTGAGGATTGGTATTTCGGCCAGCGCCAGCTCGGCCTTGAAATCCGCGACCTTTATGGCCGCCTGATCGACGGCTCGCTGGGTGCGACCGGCAAGCTCAGGACCGGCGGCGACGGCGGCGCCATTGCGCTGCAGTCGAGCCCGCCGACACAGAAGCTCGTCGCCTTCTTCTCCGGTCCGGTGAAGCTCGACGCCGAAGGCAAGGCCAATGTCTCCTTCGATATTCCGCAATTCAACGGCACGGCCCGCGTCATGGCTGTGGCATGGTCGAAATCCGGTGTCGGCCACGGCGTCAAGGATGTCATCATCCGCGATCCGGTCGTCGTCACGGCCAGCCTGCCGAAATTCCTCGCCCCCGGCGACAAGGCCAATCTGCGCCTCGACATCGCCAACACCGATGCGCCGGCCGGCGATTACAAGCTGCAGCTGACCGGTAACGACGCGGTCGGCATCGAACAGGCCTCCGCTGCGCAGACGATCCGCCTCGAAGCCGGGGCGAAATCCGAGCTGACGCTGTCGCTCATCGGCAAACAGCCTGGCGCCGGCAGCGTCTCGATCAACCTCTCGGATGCTTCCGGCCTGTCGCTCGACCAGACCGTCGACGTGCCGGTGCGCCCGTCATCCCTGCCGATCACCGAACGCAGGGTGCTGGCGCTGAAGCCCGGGGCAAAGCTTACCGTCGACAAGAACCTGCTCGCCGACAGCGTGCTGCCGGGTGCTGCCATCAGCGTCAACGTCACCCGTTCGGCCGCCTTCGATATTCCGGCACTGCTGATGACGCTCGACCGTTATCCCTTCGGCTGCGCAGAGCAGACCACCAGCCGGGCGCTGCCGCTGCTCTACCTCGCCGAAGTGGCGAAGCAGGCCGGCATCGCAAACGACGACGATGTGCATAAGCGTGTGCAGGATGCGATCTACCGCGTGCTCTCCTACCAGGCCTCGGCCGGCAGCTTCGGCCTCTGGGGACCGGATTCGGGCGACGTCTGGCTGGATTCCTACGTCACCGATTTCCTGACGCGGGCTCGCGAAATGAAATACGACGTGCCGGAAAGGGCCTTCGTGCAGGCGCTCGAAAACCTGCAGAACACCCTCTCCTACACCACCGACATCAAGGGCCAGGGCGACCAGATCGCCTATGCCATCTATGTCCTTGCCCGCAACAAGAAGGCGGCGATCAGCGATCTGCGCTATTATGCCGATACGATGATCAACGACTTCCCGACGCCGCTTGCCAAGGCGCATATCGCCGCAGCACTGGCGCTCTACGGCGATGCCCAGCGTTCGAAGAACATATTCCTCGACGCGCTGCAGATGTCGCAGCAATCGATGGTATCGCGCGTGAACCTGTCGCGTACCGATTACGGCACGATCCTGCGCGACGGCGCGGCGATCCTGGCGCTCGCCGCCGAAAGCCGGCCGGTGCCGCCCGTCGTCCCGGATCTCGCCAAGGCCGTCGCCAAGGAATGGCAGCGCAGCAAATACAAGAGCACCCAGGAAGAAGCCTGGATGCTGCTTGCCGCACGCGCCATTCAGGGCGGCGATGACGGGTTGAAGGTCGACGTCAACGGCGCGGCCCATACCGGCGCCTATATGGCCCGCATGACCGGCGATGCGCTCGCCGATCATCCGCTGACGCTGACCAACCAGACGAACGACACGGTCTCGGCCATTGTCACCACCGTTGCCGCCCCGACCGTGCCGCTGCCGGCCGGCGGCGACGGCTTCCTCATCGAGCGCAGCTATTACACGCTCGACGGCGAAGAGGCGAATGTCAGCGAGGCCAAGCAGAACGAACGCTACGTCGTCGTCATCCATGTCCGCGAAAGCAATGACTGGCCATCGCGCATCGTCATTACCGACCTGCTGCCGGCCGGCTTCGAGATCGACAATCCGAACCTCGTCGACAGCGCCCAGATGACGAACTTCGACTGGATCGGCGAGATCTCCACCGCCCATACCGAATTCCGCTATGATCGTTTCGTCGCCGCCTTCAACCGCGCGGCGGGCGACAACCGCGAATTCAACGTCGCCTATGTCGTGCGCGCCGTCACCCCCGGCACCTACGACCATCCGGCCGCAAGCGTCGAGGACATGTACCGTCCGGAGCTCTCGGCCCGCACCGCGACCGGCAAGATGGAGGTCGTGGCAGCACAACAATGA
- the msrA gene encoding peptide-methionine (S)-S-oxide reductase MsrA, producing the protein MFTSCRRRSLAALLAATIFSICAGAAGAAEDAVVIPPPDVDEAGGSGTETAIFAGGCFWGVQGVFQHVKGVKSAVSGYAGGEAKTAQYETVSTGATGHAESVEVKFDPKEVSYGRLLQIFFSVAHNPTQLNFQGPDQGTQYRSALFVTDAGQRKIAERYIGQLDKAHVFAQPIVTKVSDATGFYPAEAYHQDFLTLNPTYPYIVYNDLPKIENLKSLFPADYRSQPVLVRKGSKG; encoded by the coding sequence ATGTTCACGTCTTGCCGCCGCAGGAGCCTCGCCGCACTCCTGGCAGCCACAATTTTCTCAATCTGTGCGGGTGCCGCTGGCGCGGCCGAAGATGCCGTCGTCATCCCGCCGCCCGACGTTGACGAAGCCGGCGGGTCCGGCACCGAGACCGCCATTTTCGCCGGCGGCTGTTTCTGGGGTGTGCAGGGCGTCTTCCAGCACGTCAAAGGCGTCAAGAGCGCCGTCTCCGGTTATGCCGGCGGCGAGGCCAAAACGGCGCAGTACGAAACCGTCAGCACCGGTGCGACAGGACATGCCGAATCCGTCGAGGTGAAATTCGATCCCAAAGAGGTCAGCTACGGCAGGTTGCTGCAGATCTTCTTTTCGGTGGCGCATAACCCGACGCAGCTGAATTTCCAGGGCCCGGATCAGGGCACGCAGTATCGCTCGGCGCTGTTCGTCACCGATGCCGGGCAGCGTAAGATCGCCGAGCGCTATATCGGCCAGCTCGACAAGGCGCATGTCTTCGCCCAGCCGATCGTCACCAAAGTGTCCGACGCCACCGGTTTCTATCCGGCCGAGGCCTATCATCAGGATTTCCTGACGCTCAATCCGACCTATCCCTATATCGTCTACAACGACCTGCCGAAAATCGAGAACCTGAAGTCGCTGTTTCCCGCCGATTATCGCAGCCAGCCGGTCCTCGTCAGGAAAGGCTCCAAGGGCTGA